The Osmia bicornis bicornis chromosome 12, iOsmBic2.1, whole genome shotgun sequence genome includes a region encoding these proteins:
- the LOC114878218 gene encoding MOB kinase activator-like 4, with the protein MKMADGPTILRRNRPGTKAKDFCRWPDEPFEEMDSTLAVQQYIQQMIRKDPSNVDLILKMPDAQDEAVWKYEHLRQFCMELNGLTVRLQEECYPASCSQMTATEQWIFLCAAHKTPKECPAIDYTRHTLDGAACLLNSNKYFPSRVSIKESSVAKLGSVSRRVYRIFSHAYYHHRAIFDEFENKTFLCRRFTAFVTKYSLMSKESLIVPIMEEDGTTESEA; encoded by the exons ATGAAGATGGCGGATGGACCCACGATCCTTAGAAGAAATAGACCCGGAACGAAAGCAAAG GATTTCTGTAGATGGCCAGATGAACCCTTCGAAGAAATGGATAGCACATTGGCTGTGCAACAATATATTCAACAAATGATCAGAAAGGATCCATCCAATGTTGATTTGATATTGAAAATGCCAGATGCACAAGATGAAGCAGTGTGGAAATATGAGCATTTGAGGCAATTTTGTATGGAACTCAATGGCTTGACAGTAAGATTGCAAGAAGAATGTTATCCAGCATCTTGTAGTCAAATGACAGCTACAGAACAATGGATATTTTTGTGTGCTGCTCACAAAACACCTAAGGAATGTCCAGCCATTGACTATACAAGACATACCCTTGATGGTGCAGCTTGTTTGCTTAATAGCAACAAATATTTTCCCAGCAG GGTTAGTATCAAAGAATCTTCGGTAGCCAAACTTGGATCAGTTAGTCGCAGGGTTTATAGAATTTTTTCTCATGCATACTATCATCATAGAGCAATATTTGATGAATTTGAGAATAAAACATTTCTGTGCCGCAG ATTTACAGCATTTGTGACAAAGTACAGTTTGATGTCAAAAGAGAGTTTAATAGTTCCAATAATGGAAGAAGATGGAACAACAGAAAGCGAAGCCTAg
- the LOC114878204 gene encoding acyl carrier protein, mitochondrial isoform X2: protein MSLQFLTHVIGIKFVHVPRLSLAEIVVIEKMASLAGVRLLMRNTGTLKNLISRPCLRGAVTQLQLNERFFHCNRQSTIKVLPQVKTQTIRTYSKEAKIKDIQERVLDVVKAYDKISADKLSLESHFMNDLGLDSLDHIEVIMAIEDEFGFEIPDMDAEKLLRPADIVRYVADKEDIYE, encoded by the exons ATGTCGTTGCAATTCCTAACTCATGTAATAGGAATAAAGTTCGTGCACGTGCCTAGGTTAAGTCTTGCAGAAATCGTTGTGATAGAGAAAATGGCGTCTCTCGCGGGAGTTCGTCTTTTAATGAGAAATACCGGTActcttaaaaatttaatcagTCGACCATGCTTACGTGGTGCTGTTACACAACTTCAATTAAATGAAAGATTCTTTCATTGTAACCGACAAAGTACCATTAAAGTCTTACCGCAG GTAAAGACACAGACTATACGCACATATTCTAAAGAAGCTAAAATTAAAGATATTCAGGAACGTGTTCTCGATGTGGTCAAAGCCTATGATAAAATATCTGCTGACAAG TTAAGTTTGGAGTCTCATTTTATGAATGACTTGGGCTTGGATTCTTTGGATCATATAGAAGTTATAATGGCCATAGAAGACGAATTTGGTTTTGAAATACCAGATATGGATGCAGAGAAATTATTACGGCCGGCAGATATAGTGCGTTATGTTGCTGACAAAGAagatatttatgaataa
- the LOC114878204 gene encoding acyl carrier protein, mitochondrial isoform X1: MSLQFLTHVIGIKFVHVPRLSLAEIVVIEKMASLAGVRLLMRNTGTLKNLISRPCLRGAVTQLQLNERFFHCNRQSTIKVLPQGPRVKQVRHYSHKQPLTLQLISQRVLLVLGLYDKIDRNKLSLESHFMNDLGLDSLDHIEVIMAIEDEFGFEIPDMDAEKLLRPADIVRYVADKEDIYE, encoded by the exons ATGTCGTTGCAATTCCTAACTCATGTAATAGGAATAAAGTTCGTGCACGTGCCTAGGTTAAGTCTTGCAGAAATCGTTGTGATAGAGAAAATGGCGTCTCTCGCGGGAGTTCGTCTTTTAATGAGAAATACCGGTActcttaaaaatttaatcagTCGACCATGCTTACGTGGTGCTGTTACACAACTTCAATTAAATGAAAGATTCTTTCATTGTAACCGACAAAGTACCATTAAAGTCTTACCGCAG GGCCCACGAGTCAAGCAGGTGCGCCACTACAGTCACAAGCAACCATTAACACTTCAACTTATTAGCCAGCGTGTACTTTTAGTGCTAGGTCTCTATGATAAAATTGATCGAAACAAG TTAAGTTTGGAGTCTCATTTTATGAATGACTTGGGCTTGGATTCTTTGGATCATATAGAAGTTATAATGGCCATAGAAGACGAATTTGGTTTTGAAATACCAGATATGGATGCAGAGAAATTATTACGGCCGGCAGATATAGTGCGTTATGTTGCTGACAAAGAagatatttatgaataa